From the Carya illinoinensis cultivar Pawnee chromosome 4, C.illinoinensisPawnee_v1, whole genome shotgun sequence genome, one window contains:
- the LOC122307307 gene encoding NAC domain-containing protein 82-like isoform X2, producing MGRMPRRQPGYHFDPTDVELVLFYLKKKVKKRRFRPREIAEVNIYEFAPWDLKEKSISSSGDLQWYFFCPVEKKYANGPRVNRSTEFGYWKSTGKCPNVFHNEVLVGSRTTMIFHRQRKRTDWVMYEYSLNYENLAMEDYVQNSYVLCKIFQKKGKGPKNGARYVAPFKEEDWSDWSDVEEADCAEDVTLAGRSTTSFMLPNDTISSAAIGTTSLVGATSESSLSETVPSQFEGIISDVPRNNVSTVRADNEDENSVLAHHLVEDNTVISCGDETNENLSRDEFDPDQDDLFFHELINTIIWDWDNTAGPSVDGNVQEPSVHQEDRIYMKDLESPLDS from the exons ATGGGGAGAATGCCGCGCCGGCAGCCGGGGTATCATTTTGATCCTACTGATGTTGAGCTGGTTCTTTTTTATCTAAAGAAGAAAGTTAAGAAGAGAAGGTTCCGTCCTCGAGAAATTGCAGAGGTTAACATCTACGAGTTTGCCCCATGGGATCTTAAAG aaaaatccaTTTCGAGTAGTGGTGATCTGCAATGGTACTTCTTTTGCCCAGTTGAGAAAAAATATGCCAATGGGCCTAGAGTGAATCGCTCAACTGAATTTGGGTACTGGAAAAGCACCGGAAAGTGTCCAAATGTTTTTCACAATGAAGTGTTGGTGGGCTCAAGAACAACAATGATTTTTCACAGACAAAGGAAACGAACAGATTGGGTTATGTATGAGTACAGTCTTAACTATGAGAATCTGGCTATGGAAGATTATGTTCAG AACTCATATGTGCTTTGTAAGATTTTCCAGAAGAAGGGCAAGGGGCCAAAAAATGGTGCCCGATATGTAGCACCATTTAAAGAAGAAGATTGGAGTGATTGGAGTGATGTTGAGGAGGCTGACTGTGCAGAAGATGTTACCTTGGCTGGCAGGTCTACCACAAGTTTTATGCTGCCTAATGACACTATCAGTTCTGCTGCTATTGGCACCACATCATTGGTTGGCGCGACATCTGAGTCAAGTCTATCTGAGACTGTGCCATCACAGTTTGAGGGGATCATTTCAGATGTTCCCCGTAATAATGTCTCGA ccgtgcgtgctGATAATGAGGATGAGAATTCAGTGCTTGCTCACCACCTCGTTGAGGACAACACTGTGATTTCGTGTGGAGATGAAACAAATGAG AATCTCAGTCGTGATGAATTTGATCCTGATCAAGATGATCTCTTTTTCCATGAGTTGATAAACACCATCATTTGGGACTGGGACAACACTGCTGGACCGAGTGTAGATGGCAATGTTCAGGAACCCAGTGTTCATCAGGAGGATCGTATTTACATGAAGGATCTAGAGTCACCACTGGATAGCTGA
- the LOC122307309 gene encoding uncharacterized protein LOC122307309 isoform X2, translating into MERVGGASSVRIDRKSSIDSEPRTLSIDQIHYAREAALYVMKTMSIEEAMSNFTQVKSWSMQLEIITIHLDAGILHLHLSSFYFYFYYYITYYANFLSSSS; encoded by the exons ATGGAACGGGTAGGAGGAGCATCTTCTGTGAGGATTGATAGGAAATCCTCCATAGATTCCGAACCCAGAACTTTGAGCATCGATCAAATCCACTATGCCAGG GAGGCAGCGCTGTATGTGATGAAAACTATGTCCATTGAAGAAGCAATGAGTAATTTCACGCAG GTGAAGAGCTGGAGCATGCAGCTGGAGATCATCACCATCCACCTGGACGCAGGGATATTGCATCTGCACCtttctagtttttatttttatttttattattatatcacATACTATGCCAATTTTTTGTCGTCTTCTTCTTAA
- the LOC122307309 gene encoding uncharacterized protein LOC122307309 isoform X1 codes for MERVGGASSVRIDRKSSIDSEPRTLSIDQIHYAREAALYVMKTMSIEEAMSNFTQGLEPVVSAGRCNKNNAILIDTGEELEHAAGDHHHPPGRRDIASAPF; via the exons ATGGAACGGGTAGGAGGAGCATCTTCTGTGAGGATTGATAGGAAATCCTCCATAGATTCCGAACCCAGAACTTTGAGCATCGATCAAATCCACTATGCCAGG GAGGCAGCGCTGTATGTGATGAAAACTATGTCCATTGAAGAAGCAATGAGTAATTTCACGCAG GGATTAGAACCAGTTGTTAGTGCTGGAAggtgtaataaaaataatgcaatATTGATAGATACAGGTGAAGAGCTGGAGCATGCAGCTGGAGATCATCACCATCCACCTGGACGCAGGGATATTGCATCTGCACCtttctag